In Arachis hypogaea cultivar Tifrunner chromosome 17, arahy.Tifrunner.gnm2.J5K5, whole genome shotgun sequence, a single window of DNA contains:
- the LOC112767467 gene encoding uncharacterized protein isoform X2: MDQHHSHYVHHHHHSHHDHNNDDNNTNHTRYAPPPPHHNHSHLPPPPPPPPSLPPPPAPPPQAQPLRYRTIRTPPPPPPYAPNNNHPPSHQNQFPQFNSPNYPNRPFQEEHPISNNHNQPFSLSPRISSRILPGDPFPRRNFPRFDTETRWNPNPGRRIAPDCLLPRNYTPVDIDSELRQHREGVSLPPSAYPAEKIRYDPDRSRLRLEYEYEGNPRKDEEFGCGSGNDANYHNYHRRGVGDLPPRHDLPNGGFGRAPPAMPREINIDLKPGGYVRGYSAEFEDEIPKVGRRDGHGEGKRWLNERRGPKELPDSRFELGTGEIGFAKNVDDFRVGTREEYGWESGRYSGRGNSREFGHELWRPSLKKQVQKKSALLRIQNAKPSYRNREIEQLRNAGYSAESNTNVFRGKEQCGHVGYGMKQEEREGSPVELDISFESNSLVAKAIVTTSTSTVVNDTNMNSVSDADLTPSEKRKKVSVSDSDCSGLEAAKVSRDVVTLNSSSCKVNDCSGSVNDLSLQNNVVNPCSQPCTRETDSVKNEVAGGSTKIHSGKSSPRVVKKKKVVKRVVKKVVGNPKSTMSNSRSANKVHGCVQPDRVIPSSSSVSVPNKVEPCLEQKSITVDKMSMPGHSSYNLSKDRNQLLEDRNGDLTLLSLGPHSRSRECETDEDSDTQKGAARFESGLDIPNSQSCASTGQAKKIDYECLDANNSVHDLRRMPDTNMVPELLNGSTSKINDVGCDIKQLCQNQEFQSRENYSNVRCPQNGFVIDVVDDSVLSSADNIGNSDRTNTYNSASSVYGLISGDLTGSKEKLTVTECGLTGESGFGHMVPTIITKYAILEENPDVINPASSSAMSAPSNSGKIRIHAGTDCIQNAIALTQGSYSGPVNLDDGTSVQCSDITNDAVKDVSPCYAAISSENCCTEEPFSSSNLSVGFGEGDTNNMKKRKARTHSKFLHSKMEGISPKPVNSVSHANDWDTASSVKVKDACCSEVLDQSVQSLDSNLESCLDGIVTLHGKKELSEAELCVRDNEIDDANYLSLLSKGIKVTTTSELSDAVVVSKSCADFPVSFSDKQAPEKEVELSSMDVLFSAQSLSCSEDSRKLSDNFVGGSCDARYANNETMSSDHFELKNSDFASHSLREDLDIQFPLLDGECKENGTQMQTDIFTSGFNKGDMKDSLIHQQSIVSHPSDGDLEEDAPEAPSDVCSQGISEAPERGNLNCTSIQDENNCGDISAVEHGSDLPTCTSPIQHTNKIMKSANATGHSNPVERNLMRQSSQVNSKVSNNGPVSYFSENGSKNTLGGAMPKTQKGRSFIISKSNTKTSASSTHLSNPRTWRRSGNNSQGSLPGNKLSPGKFLPKRQILDRKGNFQNTSYIRKGNSLVRQPTTVSFTQISSVNKSPLSLDELSKSTRSGSRIDVSDQLTLKTGVAEVPQQSQRKPSLSIGTLSEENISSPLVEPPSSGCCENASDPRKLIDINDTPNSSKDDSNQYETPDNQSSPLSKLENQVEANDGHISSFSTRRIVYTKPKTNQLVATSNSRDEKSQTAFSEGYYKRCKNQLVRNMNQTVAVPNATLDSDAQGSCKVLCNRKFSKRQLHKVAGRSFKSLRASLVWTLCGKKSPKNGHNSWHSQKVLPQLFPWKRPTYLRSVVHNSASCSNSSFLSAIRKMDTVYTRSTRGFSLWKSKVLSVGGSSLKWSKSIEKNSKQANEEATLAVAAVERKKREQKGAACVGSHANKRIFRIGSVRYKMDPSRRTLQRISDDESLLSATTDSGLAVKRAYIPRRLVIGNDEYVRIGNGNQLIRDPKKRTRKLANEKVRWSLHTARQRLARKQKYCQFFTRFGKCNKEGGKCPYVHDPSKIAVCTKFLNGLCSTPNCKLTHKVIPERMPDCSYFLQGLCTNRNCPYRHVNVNPKASVCEGFLKGYCADGNECRKKHSYICPTFEATGTCTKGTRCKLHHPEKQKGKKRKRSGDQNNSNSRGRYFASVPIDVSEAGIVVIPGQRDQSDDLEGELTDYISLQDDYTKTVGQSLALTLCDSDSLNLQLEDYEVNVKPTLLMKSKGTPRSSRSSVLQS, translated from the exons ATGGACCAACACCACTCCCACTAcgtccaccaccaccaccacagccaCCATGATCACAACAACGACGACAATAACACCAACCACACTAGGTACGCCCCTCCCCCTCCTCATCACAACCACAGCCACCTCCCTCCGCCGCCCCCTCCGCCACCCTCCCTCCCCCCTCCGCCAGCCCCTCCTCCCCAAGCACAACCCCTCCGCTATCGCACCATCCGCACACCTCCTCCTCCGCCTCCTTATGCCCCCAATAACAACCATCCGCCATCCCATCAAAACCAATTCCCCCAATTCAATTCCCCTAACTACCCTAATCGCCCCTTCCAAGAAGAACACCCAATCTCCAACAACCACAATCAGCCATTTTCCCTATCCCCCAGGATTTCCAGCCGAATCCTCCCGGGCGATCCTTTCCCCCGCCGCAATTTTCCTCGTTTCGACACTGAAACACGCTGGAACCCTAACCCTGGCCGTAGGATCGCTCCCGACTGTCTCCTTCCGAGGAATTATACACCCGTTGATATCGACAGTGAATTGCGCCAACACCGTGAAGGGGTCTCGCTGCCGCCCTCGGCATATCCGGCCGAAAAGATTCGATACGATCCCGatcgctccaggttgagacttgagtATGAGTATGAGGGTAACCCTAGGAAGGATGAGGAGTTTGGTTGCGGCAGCGGTAATGATGCTAATTACCACAATTACCACCGCCGCGGCGTTGGGGATTTGCCACCCAGACACGACTTGCCCAACGGAGGCTTCGGCAGGGCGCCACCGGCGATGCCAAGGGAGATTAATATTGATTTGAAACCCGGGGGGTATGTTCGCGGGTATAGTGCGGAATTCGAGGATGAGATTCCCAAGGTTGGAAGAAGAGATGGGCATGGCGAAGGCAAGAGGTGGTTGAATGAGAGGAGGGGACCTAAGGAGTTGCCTGATTCACGGTTCGAATTGGGGACCGGCGAGATTGGTTTTGCTAAGAATGTTGATGATTTCCGCGTTGGGACACGTGAGGAATATGGATGGGAATCGGGTAGGTATAGTGGCAGAGGGAACAGCAGGGAGTTTGGTCATGAATTATGGCGACCTTCTCTAAAGAAACAGGTTCAAAAGAAGAGTGCTCTTCTTAGGATCCAGAATGCAAAACCAAGTTATAGGAATCGTGAGATTGAACAATTACGGAATGCTGGTTATTCTGCTGAGTCTAACACTAATGTTTTCAGGGGCAAGGAGCAGTGTGGGCATGTAGGTTATGGGATGAAacaagaagaaagggaaggaAGTCCTGTGGAGCTTGATATCTCTTTTGAATCAAATTCCCTGGTTGCGAAGGCTATTGTGACCACTTCGACTTCGACTGTTGTTAATGATACAAATATGAATTCTGTCTCTGATGCTGATTTAACTCCCtcagaaaagagaaaaaaggttTCAGTATCCGATAGTGATTGTTCTGGTTTGGAAGCTGCAAAAGTATCTAGGGATGTTGTAACTTTGAATAGCTCATCCTGCAAAGTGAATGACTGCTCTGGATCTGTGAATGATTTAAGCTTACAGAATAATGTTGTTAATCCTTGTTCTCAACCTTGCACCCGCGAGACTGATAGTGTGAAAAATGAGGTTGCAGGTGGAAGTACCAAAATTCACTCTGGTAAATCCTCCCCAAGGGTTGTAAAGAAGAAAAAAGTTGTCAAGAGAGTAGTGAAGAAAGTTGTTGGAAATCCAAAATCTACAATGTCAAATTCACGATCAGCAAATAAGGTTCATGGATGTGTGCAACCTGATCGAGTCATACCTAGTTCTTCATCTGTCTCTGTTCCCAACAAAGTTGAACCTTGTCTTGAGCAGAAAAGCATCACTGTAGACAAGATGTCAATGCCTGGCCATAGTTCATACAATTTATCAAAGGATCGGAATCAATTGCTTGAAGATAGAAATGGAGATCTAACCCTGCTGAGTTTGGGGCCACATTCCAGGTCACGAGAATGTGAAACTGATGAAGATTCAGATACTCAGAAAGGAGCCGCCAGGTTTGAAAGTGGTCTTGACATTCCAAATTCTCAATCTTGTGCTTCTACTGGTCAAGCTAAAAAGATTGATTATGAGTGTTTAGATGCAAATAATTCTGTCCATGACTTGCGTAGAATGCCAGATACTAACATGGTTCCTGAATTATTAAATGGAAGTACTTCCAAAATCAATGATGTGGGTTGTGATATTAAACAGCTATGTCAGAATCAAGAGTTTCAATCACGTGAGAATTATTCAAATGTAAGATGTCCACAGAATGGGTTTGTTATAGATGTAGTAGATGACAGCGTTCTTAGTTCAGCTGACAATATTGGTAACTCAGATCGCACTAATACATATAACTCTGCTAGTAGCGTTTATGGCCTAATTTCTGGTGATCTTACAGGATCTAAAGAGAAGCTTACAGTTACTGAATGTGGTCTTACTGGTGAATCTGGTTTTGGACATATGGTCCCTACTATTATCACCAAGTATGCTATTTTGGAAGAAAATCCAGACGTGATCAACCCTGCATCAAGCAGCGCAATGTCTGCCCCTTCAAATTcaggaaaaattaggattcacGCTGGTACAGATTGCATACAAAATGCTATTGCTCTGACGCAGGGTTCTTATAGTGGACCGGTCAATTTAGATGATGGTACCTCTGTTCAGTGTTCTGACATCACTAATGATGCTGTGAAGGATGTTTCCCCCTGTTACGCTGCCATATCTTCTGAGAATTGTTGCACGGAAGAGCCATTTTCAAGTTCTAATCTTTCTGTTGGATTTGGTGAAGGGGATACAAACaatatgaaaaagagaaaagcTAGGACTCATTCAAAGTTTTTGCACTCAAAGATGGAGGGAATTTCTCCAAAACCTGTAAATTCAGTTAGCCATGCAAATGATTGGGATACTGCCTCAAGTGTGAAGGTGAAGGATGCATGTTGTTCAGAAGTTTTGGATCAATCTGTTCAAAGCTTAGATTCTAACCTGGAATCGTGCTTGGATGGGATCGTTACTTTACATGGGAAAAAGGAGCTTTCAGAGGCTGAGCTTTGTGTTAGAGATAATGAGATTGATGATGCAAATTATCTTTCACTATTATCTAAAGGGATCAAAGTCACGACTACCTCTGAGTTGAGTGATGCAGTTGTGGTATCCAAATCTTGTGCGGATTTTCCTGTTTCTTTCAGTGATAAACAAGCGCCCGAAAAAGAAGTTGAATTGTCAAGCATGGATGTTCTGTTTAGTGCACAATCATTGTCATGTTCAGAGGATAGTAGGAAATTGTCTGACAATTTTGTTGGAGGTTCTTGTGACGCTAGATATGCAAATAATGAAACCATGAGTTCTGACCATTTTGAATTAAAGAACTCAGATTTTGCATCTCATTCACTTCGTGAGGACTTGGACATTCAGTTCCCATTGTTGGATGGTGAATGCAAAGAAAATGGCACTCAAATGCAAACTGACATTTTTACGTCTGGATTTAATAAGGGAGATATGAAGGACAGTTTAATTCATCAACAGAGCATTGTGTCCCATCCTTCCGATGGTGATTTGGAGGAGGATGCACCTGAAGCACCATCAGATGTGTGTTCTCAAGGGATATCGGAAGCACCTGAGAGAGGGAATTTAAATTGTACATCAATCCAAGATGAAAACAATTGTGGGGATATATCTGCAGTTGAACATGGTTCTGATTTGCCTACTTGTACTTCACCAATACAGCATACTAATAAGATTATGAAGTCAGCTAATGCAACTGGGCATAGTAACCCAGTTGAGAGGAATCTAATGCGACAATCATCCCAAGTCAACTCCAAGGTTTCAAATAATGGTCCAGTTTCTTATTTTTCAGAAAATGGGAGCAAAAATACCCTTGGAGGTGCCATGCCAAAAACTCAAAAGGGTCGTTCGTTCATCATTTCAAAGTCGAATACAAAGACATCTGCCTCTTCAACCCATCTCTCAAATCCTCGAACTTGGCGACGTTCCGGTAATAATTCTCAAGGTTCTTTACCTGGAAACAAGCTTTCGCCAGGAAAATTTCTTCCCAAAAGGCAAATTCTAGATAGGAAAGGAAACTTTCAGAATACCTCTTACATTCGTAAAGGTAACAGTCTTGTAAGACAGCCTACTACAGTTTCTTTTACTCAGATCTCTTCTGTAAATAAGTCACCTTTGAGCTTAGATGAATTATCAAAGAGTACCAGATCTGGGAGCAGGATTGATGTGTCAGATCAACTGACCTTGAAAACAGGAGTAGCAGAGGTCCCTCAGCAGAGTCAGAGAAAACCTTCACTATCCATTGGCACATTATCAGAGGAAAATATATCTTCCCCATTGGTAGAACCTCCTTCCAGTGGTTGCTGTGAAAATGCATCAGATCCTAGAAAACTGATAGATATCAATGATACACCAAACTCTTCCAAAGATGATTCAAATCAGTATGAAACTCCTGATAATCAAAGTAGTCCACTGAGTAAGCTGGAGAACCAAGTTGAAGCAAATGATGGACACATTTCTTCTTTCAGCACCAGGAGAATTGTATATACAAAGCCCAAAACAAATCAGTTGGTAGCGACTTCAAATTCTCGTGATGAGAAGTCCCAAACAGCCTTCTCCGAAGGCTACTACAAGAGGTGCAAAAATCAGTTAGTTAGGAATATGAACCAGACTGTTGCAGTGCCGAATGCCACTCTAGATTCTGATGCTCAGGGGTCTTGTAAGGTGCTTTGCAACAGAAAGTTTAGTAAGAGGCAGTTACATAAAG TTGCTGGGAGGTCATTCAAATCTTTAAGAGCCTCATTAGTCTGGACATTATGTGGCAAAAAGTCACCTAAAAATGGCCATAATTCATGGCATTCTCAAAAGGTTTTGCCTCAGTTATTTCCATGGAAAAGACCAACATATTTAAGAAGCGTCGTTCATAATTCTGCTTCATGTTCCAATAGTAGCTTCTTATCAGCAATTAG AAAGATGGATACTGTTTACACTAGGTCAACCCGTGGGTTTTCTCTTTGGAAATCCAAGGTATTAAGTGTTGGTGGGTCTAGTTTAAAATGGTCCAAATCCATTGAGAAGAACTCAAAGCAAGCTAATGAG GAGGCCACACTTGCTGTTGCTGCAGTAGAGAGGAAAAAGAGAGAGCAAAAAGGTGCAGCTTGCGTTGGTTCCCATGCAAATA AACGTATATTCCGTATTGGTTCAGTTCGCTACAAAATGGATCCTTCCAGGCGCACACTTCAGAGGATTTCAG ATGATGAATCCCTGTTGTCTGCCACTACTGATTCGGGCTTGGCTGTGAAAAGAGCTTACATTCCTAGGAGATTGGTGATTGGAAATGATGA ATATGTCCGAATTGGAAATGGTAATCAGCTTATCAGAGACCCAAAAAAACGAACTCGAAAATTGGCAAATGAAAAAGTTAGATGGAGCTTGCATACTGCCAGGCAACGGTTGGCTCGAAAGCAGAAGTATTGTCAGTTTTTTACTAGATTTGGGAAATGTAACAAGGAGGGTGGGAAATGCCCTTATGTTCATGATCCCTCAAAAATTGCTGTCTGTACTAAGTTCCTGAATGGTTTATGTTCTACTCCCAACTGCAAATTGACTCATAAG GTTATACCAGAGAGAATGCCAGATTGTTCTTATTTTCTGCAAG GCTTATGCACAAACCGAAATTGCCCATATAGACATGTCAATGTGAACCCTAAGGCTTCTGTTTGTGAAGGATTTCTCAAGGGTTATTGTGCTGATGGGAATGAG TGTAGGAAGAAGCACAGCTATATCTGTCCTACTTTTGAAGCAACGGGCACCTGTACGAAAGGAACCAGATGCAAGCTTCATCATCCCGAAAAacaaaagggaaagaaaaggaagagatcTGGAGATCAGAATAATAGTAACAGCAGAGGGCGTTACTTTGCTTCTGTTCCGATTGATGTTTCTGAAGCTGGAATCGTAGTTATTCCAGGGCAACGTGATCAGAGTGATGATCTTGAAGGAGAACTTACTGACTACATCAGCCTTCAGGATGACTATACAAAAACTGTTGGTCAATCATTAGCGCTAACATTGTGCGACAGCGATTCCTTGAACTTGCAGTTGGAAGATTATGAAGTAAATGTCAAACCAACTCTTTTAATGAAATCAAAAGGCACGCCGCGATCTTCTCGGTCCAGTGTCCTGCAAAGTTAG